A stretch of Aythya fuligula isolate bAytFul2 chromosome 1, bAytFul2.pri, whole genome shotgun sequence DNA encodes these proteins:
- the CCDC71L gene encoding coiled-coil domain-containing protein 71L, giving the protein MTRSRKQAALERGAGRMNHEAGSAAEGAREEVAVEAAAGAAAAAAAAAADSGGAAAAAWGLQGEAEKVVYSRSQVSFAGTKALSDALKLFMPKSTEFMSSDSELWNFLCSLKHEFSPVILRSKDVYGYASCRAVVPDPPPPSSERPRRRPGKRRLPAAAAAKRRAVAAGGSAKRRRRRRRRRRGRGWQRQAAAVPGEKEEKEEEEEDSERGAPAQGPAWEPFGGRSLEEIWQAATPRLTSFPTIRVRGSVWSRRSLAAALRRAQRILGVDLAPVVRVRRLPVAPS; this is encoded by the coding sequence ATGACCCGCAGTCGGAAGCAGGCGGCGCTGGAGAGAGGAGCCGGGAGGATGAACCACGAAGCGGGGAGCGCCGCGGAGGGGGCCCGGGAGGAGGTGGCggtggaggcggcggcgggggcagcagcggcagcagcggcggcggcagccGATAGtggcggagcggcggcggccgctTGGGGGCTGCAAGGGGAGGCGGAGAAAGTTGTGTACTCGCGGTCGCAGGTCTCCTTCGCCGGCACCAAGGCGCTGAGCGACGCCCTGAAGCTCTTCATGCCCAAGTCCACCGAGTTCATGAGCTCCGACTCGGAGCTCTGGAACTTCCTCTGCAGCCTCAAGCACGAGTTCTCCCCGGTCATCCTCCGCAGCAAGGACGTCTACGGCTACGCCTCCTGCCGCGCCGTCGTCCCCGACCCGCCGCCGCCCTCCTCCgagcggccccgccgccgccccggcaAGCGGCGCctcccggccgccgccgccgccaagCGCCGGGCCGTGGCCGCGGGGGGCAGCGCCAAgcgccggcggcggcggcggcgacgcAGGAGGGGACGGGGGTGGCAGCGCCAAGCGGCGGCGGTGCCGGGcgagaaggaggagaaggaggaggaggaggaggacagcgAGCGGGGCGCCCCGGCGCAGGGGCCGGCTTGGGAGCCGTTCGGCGGCCGGTCGCTGGAGGAGATCTGGCAGGCGGCCACCCCCCGCCTCACCTCCTTCCCCACCATCCGGGTGCGGGGCAGCGTGTGGAGCCGGCGGAGCCTGGCGGCGGCGCTGCGGCGGGCGCAGCGGATCCTCGGCGTGGACCTGGCCCCCGTGGTGCGGGTGCGCCGCCTGCCCGTGGCGCCGTCGTGA